The sequence GGCTCCCCGCGGCGGCTGCGGCCGCCCGGGCCGGCGGCAGCCGGGGCCGGCGCGGCGGCCGGGGCCGGTCCGGTCTCGGGGGTGGTCACGCAACCCCTCATCGGCGGGGACCACGGGCACCCTGACCGGTCGGCCGGGGGACGCCGTGCCGCCCGGGGGGTGCGGTACGGGTGGGGCGGGTGATGCCGCATTCCGGTGCCCTCCGTGACCGAAGGGCACCGCTGAGTGGTCGGACGGGCGCTACTGCGTCACGTACTCCGTGTAGTACGGCGCATTCTCAGTACTCACCAGCGCCTCCTCCGATCACACCCGGTCGGCGGGGGACAATGTGCGCTGAGTGGTAGCTCCAGGGGCTGAAAGCCCCACTCAGCGCACATTGCCCAGCTGACTCAGCCCGACCGGGTCGAGGATCCGAACTTCGACGGACGAGAGCGGCACGACGGCGGCACCCATGATGTCGGTGTTCACATCGAGCCACATCGGGCGCGCCTCGCTCGCCGTCAGCGTCATCGGCGCCAGGTGTTCGGACTCGAAGACGTCACGCGAGACCCAGACCACGACGACCTGCGAACCATCCGGACCCTGTCGGGTTTGCAACGTGACAGGGGCCGCGCCTCGCCCGGTGGCGGGTAGTGGTCGCCAGCTCTTGGTGACCGGTCGACGAGGCGTCCATCCACCTTCGTCGGCTATGCATTGCTGGTAAGGCCGGAGAACTCGGGGATTAGCGAAACTGTTCGTCGCGTTTCACTGGGTTACGTACTCGGTGTAGTAGATGCCCATGACGGCCTTGACGTCGTGGTCGGTGTAGGCCTCGATGATCTTCGCCTGCAGCGACTCCTTGAGCGCCTCGCGGGCACCGGTCACGTCCCGCGGGTCTGCCTGTGAGAACGTCGAGATGATCAGGTCCATGGCCTTGGAGCCGTCCGGCCCGCCACCACCGTGACCGCCACCCGCGGCGCCGTCCTCGGTCAGCTCCAGGGCCACGCCGATCTTCAGGTAGCCGCCACCGGCGAGGTTGACCGCCACCGGGTCCAGCGCGAGGAACGTGCCGCTGGACACCGGCTCCTCCTCCGCCTCGGCCTTGCCCGAGCCGGCGAACAGGAAGAAGTAGGCGGCGCCCGCCCCGGCGAGCACGGCGACGGCCAGCACGAGGAGAAGCTTCTTCTTCCCGCTCTTGGCCTCGGTCTCCTCGCCCTCGGCGGGGGCGTTCTTGTCCTGCTTGCTCATTCGGGATCTCCCTGGTTGGCGGCGTCGATGCCCGGCAGGAGGGCGTTGGCCTCCGCCGAGGCGGTGGACAGGACGACGACGTCGACCCGCCGGTTGACGGTGACGGCGTTCGGGTCCGCCTCGGGCACCAGCGGCCGGGTCGAGGAGTAGCCGGTGGCCGACATCCGCGGCTGCGGGACGCCCTCGGCGGCCAGGTACCGCAGGACGGTGGTGGCGCGATACGTCGACAGCTCCCAGTTCGAGGGCCACGGGCCGCCCCGGGTGACCGGCAGGTGGTTGGTGTGCCCCTCGACCCCGAGCTCGTTGGGCAGCCCGGCGACGGCGGGCGCGACGGCGGCGAGGATGGCGCGGCCATCGGGCCGCAGCGCCGCCTCCTCGGCGTCGAAGAGCACCTGGTCGGCCACGATGTGCACGACGAGGCCGCGCTCGTCGATCTCGTAGCGCGCGGCGCCGGCGTAGCCGGCCGCGGCGAGCGCCGCCTCGATCCGGTCGCGGGCCGCGGCGAGCTCGGCGTACGCCTGCTGCGCCTCGGCGGCGACCCGCTCGGCGCGCTCGGCCGCCGCCTGGGCCGCGGCCTGGTCGACCTGCGCCTGCTGCACCGTCGGGTCCGGCGGGATGGCGGAGGCGATGTCGATCACGGCCGGCAGCCCATCGAGCACCGAACCCTCGGGGGTGGAGCTGGGCTGCACGGTGATCGGGGTGCCCAGCGTCTGCGCCAGGCCCTTGGCCAGGGCGGCGAACTTGGCCTGGTCGACCTGGCTCATGGCGAAGAGCACCACGAAGAGCACGAACAGCAGCGTCATCATGTCCGCGTAGGACACCATCCACCGCTCGTGGTTCTCGTGCTCCTCCTCCTCGTGCTTCTTGCCGCGGCGCCGGACGCGCCCGGCGCTCACGACCCGGTCCGGGCGGTTCCGGGCGTGCTCACGCGGCTTCCTTGGCGACCGAGCCCGGCGGCACGAGGGAGGTCAGCTTCAGCCGGACGGCGCGCGGGCTGGTACCGGCCTGGATCTCGGTGATGCCCTCGACGAGCAGCTCCATCTGGGCGGCCTGCAGCTCGCTGACCCGCATGATCTTGGCGCCCATCGGCAGGAACCAGAAGTTGGCGGCCATGACGCCCCACAGGGTGGCGACGAACGCCGCGGCGATCATCGGGCCCAGCGCCTCGGGGTTGCTGAGGCTCCCCATCACGTTCATCAGGCCGACGATGCAGCCGACGATGCCGATGGTCGGCGCGTAGCCGCCCATCGTGGTCATGAACTTGGCGGCGACCTTGTCCTCGGACTTCTTGGCGGCGATCTCGCTCTCGAGGACCGCGCGCAGCTCCTCGGGGTCGGTGCCGTCGATGGCCATCTGCAGGCCGCGTCGCAGGAACGGCTCCTCGATCGCCTTGGCCTGGGCCTCCAGCGCCAGCAGGCCTTCCTTGCGGGCCTTCTCCGCGAGCGTCACCAGGATCCGGATCTGGTCGGTCGGCGGCGCCACCTTGGCCGGCATCACCGCCATCGTGAACCAGGCGGGCAGCTTCTTGATGTCGTCCATCGTCTGCCCGGACATCGCCGCACCGAACGTGGCGACGATGACCAGGATGATCGCCGGGAGGAAGATCAGCGACGTCGGGTCGGCGCCCTCCATGACCATGAAGGCGAGGAGGGCGACGAGCGAGACGCCGAAGCCGATGAGGGTGGCCGGATCCACGGATCAGCGCTCCTCTCGGACGGGGAACGGCACGACCGACGAACCGCTGACCTGCTGCCCGGGGATGTGCCGGCGGTAGGTTCCCCGGTCCATCGCGTAGGAGATGGCGAGGATGCCGGCGCGGTGCTCGCGGATCTCCTGGAGGACCTCGTCCACGCTCTCCCGAACCACGTACTTCGTGCCGTCCACCAGGAAGGCCACCGTGTCCGGGTGGCCCTCGACCCTTTCGATCAGGTCGGGGTTGAGCGCGAACTGGTCGCCGTTCAGGCGCGTCACTCGGATCACGGGGTCGGTCCTCTTGCTCGGTGGGGCCCGTGCAACGGGCGGCACTGTTCTCATCGGTCCCGGGACGGGCTTCCTTGAGCCGAAAGGTCCTGGCCGGGGGCGTGGCACGGACGGCCCGGTCACCCGTCCGGGTGATCGGGCCGTCGGCCTTCCGCCTCCCTCCCGCCCGGTTCCCGGCGTGCGGTCGACGGGGAGGGAGGGAGGTCCCGCATCAGCGCTTGAGGTTGACCAGGTCCTGCAGCAGCTCGTCGGACGCGGTGATCACCCGGCTGTTCGCCTGGAAGCCGCGCTGGGCGATGATCAATCCGGTGAACTCCTCGCTGAGGTCCACGTTGGACATCTCCAGCGCGCCCGACATCAGTTCGCCGCGGCCTCCGACGCCCGCCTGGCCGATGTTCGCCAGCCCGGAGTTCACGCCCACGCGGAAGGCCGAGTTGCCGGCCTTCTCCAGCCCGCTCGGGTTGTTGAAGGAGGCGAGGGCCAGCCGGCCGAGCGGCTGGCGCAGGCCGTTGGAGTAGACCCCCATGATCGTTCCGTCGTTGCCGAGCGAGAAGGACTGCAGGGAGCCCAGCGCGTAGCCGTCCTGCTCGGGGGCGGTGACCTCGCTCGAGCCGGCGAACTGGCTGATCTCGGCCAGGTCCACGGCCACCGGGCCGGGCCAGCCGGCGGCGGCGGGGTCGAACGCGATCCCGCCGGCGGGTGCGGTCATGGCGCCGGCGACGTCGAAGGTCACGGTGCCGTCGAAGGCGGTGCCGTCGGCGTGGGTCAGCGCCAGCGCCGCGCCGCCGGCGTTCTGCACGGTCACGTTCCAGGTGTCGGCGGCGGTCTTGCTGAGGGTGTAGGTGACCCGCTGCTCGACGCCCTGGGCGTCGTACATCTTGGTCGGGGCCTGCACGAAGGAGCCGATCGGCGCGGCCGCGTTGAGGTTGCCCTCCAGCCGGCCGGTCGTGGTGGCCGACGGGTTGACGATCTGGCCGTAGGGCACGGACAGGTTCTGGATCGGGCCGTTGGGGTTGATGGCGCCGTTCG is a genomic window of Blastococcus sp. HT6-30 containing:
- a CDS encoding MotA/TolQ/ExbB proton channel family protein, whose amino-acid sequence is MDPATLIGFGVSLVALLAFMVMEGADPTSLIFLPAIILVIVATFGAAMSGQTMDDIKKLPAWFTMAVMPAKVAPPTDQIRILVTLAEKARKEGLLALEAQAKAIEEPFLRRGLQMAIDGTDPEELRAVLESEIAAKKSEDKVAAKFMTTMGGYAPTIGIVGCIVGLMNVMGSLSNPEALGPMIAAAFVATLWGVMAANFWFLPMGAKIMRVSELQAAQMELLVEGITEIQAGTSPRAVRLKLTSLVPPGSVAKEAA
- a CDS encoding flagellar basal body-associated FliL family protein, which gives rise to MSKQDKNAPAEGEETEAKSGKKKLLLVLAVAVLAGAGAAYFFLFAGSGKAEAEEEPVSSGTFLALDPVAVNLAGGGYLKIGVALELTEDGAAGGGHGGGGPDGSKAMDLIISTFSQADPRDVTGAREALKESLQAKIIEAYTDHDVKAVMGIYYTEYVTQ
- a CDS encoding flagellar hook protein FlgE translates to MLRSMFSAISGLRAHQTKMDVTGNNIANVNTVGFKSSATVFQDTLSQAVRAGGQPAEDRGGTNPAQIGLGVKLAGITTNWTNGAAQSTGRSTDFMIEGDGFFVVAGAGGQQLFTRAGSFDFDATGKLVTPDGSILQGWVADANGAINPNGPIQNLSVPYGQIVNPSATTTGRLEGNLNAAAPIGSFVQAPTKMYDAQGVEQRVTYTLSKTAADTWNVTVQNAGGAALALTHADGTAFDGTVTFDVAGAMTAPAGGIAFDPAAAGWPGPVAVDLAEISQFAGSSEVTAPEQDGYALGSLQSFSLGNDGTIMGVYSNGLRQPLGRLALASFNNPSGLEKAGNSAFRVGVNSGLANIGQAGVGGRGELMSGALEMSNVDLSEEFTGLIIAQRGFQANSRVITASDELLQDLVNLKR
- a CDS encoding flagellar FlbD family protein; this translates as MIRVTRLNGDQFALNPDLIERVEGHPDTVAFLVDGTKYVVRESVDEVLQEIREHRAGILAISYAMDRGTYRRHIPGQQVSGSSVVPFPVREER
- a CDS encoding flagellar motor protein MotB translates to MSAGRVRRRGKKHEEEEHENHERWMVSYADMMTLLFVLFVVLFAMSQVDQAKFAALAKGLAQTLGTPITVQPSSTPEGSVLDGLPAVIDIASAIPPDPTVQQAQVDQAAAQAAAERAERVAAEAQQAYAELAAARDRIEAALAAAGYAGAARYEIDERGLVVHIVADQVLFDAEEAALRPDGRAILAAVAPAVAGLPNELGVEGHTNHLPVTRGGPWPSNWELSTYRATTVLRYLAAEGVPQPRMSATGYSSTRPLVPEADPNAVTVNRRVDVVVLSTASAEANALLPGIDAANQGDPE